Proteins co-encoded in one Arachis hypogaea cultivar Tifrunner chromosome 11, arahy.Tifrunner.gnm2.J5K5, whole genome shotgun sequence genomic window:
- the LOC112722512 gene encoding galactoside 2-alpha-L-fucosyltransferase, with protein sequence MKRLITIRNVEEGGDTDDALKNLNLNLSSDLEKKNNTTTLPLMRLMGLFLVSFMLFSVLFSLSVVLRDPPSDAVLEASPTITTTVFQQQGVNNISSDSVEKPIDKLIGGLLIEGFDERSCLSRYQSANYHKGLSAKPSSYLISRLRKYEALHKQCGPYTEAYNKTVKELRSGQFSKSSPCKYVVWISFSGLGNRILTLASAFLYALLTDRVLLVDPGVDMVDLFCEPFPEVSWFLPPDFPLKSQFHGFNQKSEQCYGKMLKNNSVASSTLPPSFLYLHLVHDYDDEDKLFFCDEQQNFLKKVPWLLIKTDNYFTPSLFLMPSFEQELKDLFPNKETIFHFLGRYLLHPTNNVWGLVVRYYESYLANANERVGIQIRVFDTDPGPFQHVLDQILACTLKENLLPDVNREDDIVSPSETPKSKAVLMTSLNAGYFEKVRDMYWEYPTVTGEVVGIYQPSHEGHQQSEKQIHNQKAWAEMYLLSLSDVLVTSSWSTFGYVAQGLGGLKPWILYKPENRTAPNPPCRRAMSMEPCFHAPPFYDCRAKRGIDTGELVPHVRHCEDMSWGLKLVDRDNFD encoded by the exons ATGAAAAGGCTCATTACAATTAGGAATGTGGAAGAAGGTGGTGACACTGATGATGCATTGaagaatctgaatctgaatctgTCCTCAgatttggagaagaagaataaCACTACTACTCTCCCTCTTATGCGTTTGATGGGGctctttcttgtttctttcaTGCTCTTCTCTGTGCTCTTCTCACTCTCTGTTGTTCTTAGAGACCCTCCCTCTGATGCTGTTCTAGAAGCTTCACCCACTATTACTACTACTGTCTTTCAGCAACAAG GTGTGAACAATATTTCCTCTGATTCTGTTGAGAAGCCAATTGATAAACTGATTGGGGGCCTTCTAATCGAAGGATTCGATGaaagatcttgtctcagcaggtATCAATCAGCCAATTATCACAAAGGACTATCAGCTAAACCTTCTTCTTACCTTATTTCTAGGCTAAGAAAATATGAAGCTCTACACAAACAATGTGGACCTTATACCGAAGCTTATAACAAAACTGTGAAAGAACTCAGGTCTGGTCAGTTTTCCAAGTCCTCACCTTGTAAATATGTTGTGTGGATTTCATTTAGTGGATTGGGGAATAGGATATTGACCCTAGCTTCTGCATTTCTTTATGCTCTCCTTACGGACCGAGTTCTGCTGGTCGATCCGGGAGTGGATATGGTTGATCTCTTTTGTGAACCATTCCCAGAAGTGTCCTGGTTTCTCCCTCCTGATTTTCCTCTCAAAAGTCAGTTTCATGGTTTCAATCAGAAATCTGAACAATGTTATGGAAAAATGCTGAAAAACAACTCGGTTGCGAGTTCAACTTTGCCGCCCTCTTTTCTCTACCTTCATCTAGTCCATGACTATGATGATGAAGACAAGCTTTTCTTCTGTGATGAACAACAAAATTTCCTCAAGAAAGTACCATGGTTACTCATCAAAACAGATAATTACTTCACTCCATCTCTATTCTTGATGCCGTCTTTCGAGCAGGAACTGAAGGACCTATTCCCAAACAAAGaaacaattttccatttcttggGCAGATACTTGCTCCACCCAACAAACAACGTGTGGGGACTAGTTGTAAGATACTACGAATCTTATTTAGCCAATGCCAATGAAAGAGTTGGCATACAAATTCGAGTGTTCGACACAGATCCTGGCCCATTCCAACATGTATTGGATCAAATCTTAGCTTGTACATTGAAGGAGAATCTCTTGCCGGATGTTAACCGCGAAGACGACATAGTGAGTCCATCAGAAACACCGAAATCGAAAGCGGTGCTAATGACATCCTTAAATGCTGGCTATTTTGAAAAGGTAAGGGACATGTATTGGGAATATCCTACTGTGACAGGAGAAGTTGTTGGAATTTACCAACCAAGCCATGAAGGACATCAACAATCCGAGAAACAGATTCATAACCAAAAAGCTTGGGCAGAAATGTACCTCTTAAGTTTGAGTGATGTGTTGGTTACTAGTTCTTGGTCTACTTTTGGATATGTTGCTCAAGGTCTTGGAGGCTTGAAGCCTTGGATACTCTACAAGCCCGAGAACCGAACTGCTCCGAATCCTCCTTGCCGGCGTGCCATGTCGATGGAACCGTGTTTCCATGCTCCTCCATTCTATGACTGCAGGGCTAAGAGAGGAATTGACACAGGTGAACTTGTTCCTCATGTGAGGCACTGTGAAGATATGAGTTGGGGTCTTAAGCTTGTAGACAGAgacaattttgattaa